Proteins encoded by one window of Vanacampus margaritifer isolate UIUO_Vmar chromosome 17, RoL_Vmar_1.0, whole genome shotgun sequence:
- the ptpn2b gene encoding tyrosine-protein phosphatase non-receptor type 2, producing the protein MEREFEDIESEGRWHKLYMEIRSQSHECSYKVAKYPENRTRNRYRDVSPFDHSRVKLKNADNDYINASLVAMEEAQRRYILTQGPLRNTCGHFWLMIWEQKTKAIVMLNRVIEKGSEKCAQYWPVAEEHEMAFKDTRFLVTLLSEDVKSYYITRVLELQNMSTGEKREIHHFHYTTWPDFGVPESPASFLNFLLKVRESGALGGGDHGPAVVHCSAGIGRSGTFSLVDTCLVLMDRRKDASPLDIRRILLDMRKYRMGLIQTPDQLRFSFMAVLEGAKCIMGDSSPQSQGRDLSLEDQEPPAADSSEKCNGGQRAAPPGEDGDCRHDGERPGQSPEQGNCSTHKRRRGDSFSIAQSQRTNDTDRKRKRAKTSDS; encoded by the exons ATGGAGCGCGAGTTTGAGGACATTGAGTCAGAGGGCCGGTGGCACAAATTGTACATG GAAATCCGAAGTCAGTCCCACGAGTGCTCCTACAAAGTAGCCAAGTATCCCGAAAACCGCACCCGCAACAGATACAGAGACGTCAGCCCCT TTGACCACAGTCGGGTGAAGCTGAAGAATGCCGACAACGACTACATCAACGCCAGCCTGGTGGCGATGGAGGAAGCGCAGAGACGTTACATATTGACTCAG GGTCCCCTCAGGAACACGTGTGGCCACTTCTGGCTCATGATCTGGGAGCAAAAGACCAAAGCTATCGTCATGCTCAACAGGGTCATTGAGAAAGGCTCG GAAAAGTGCGCTCAGTACTGGCCCGTAGCCGAGGAGCACGAGATGGCGTTCAAGGACACGCGCTTCCTGGTCACGCTGCTGTCGGAAGACGTCAAGTCTTACTACATCACCCGAGTGCTGGAGCTGCAAAACATGAGC ACGGGGGAGAAGCGGGAGATCCACCACTTTCACTACACGACGTGGCCCGACTTCGGCGTGCCCGAGTCGCCGGCGTCCTTCCTCAACTTCCTGCTGAAGGTGCGAGAGTCGGGGGCGCTGGGTGGGGGGGACCACGGCCCCGCCGTGGTGCACTGCAGCGCCGGCATCGGACGCTCGGGGACCTTCTCGCTGGTGGACACGTGTCTCGTGCTG ATGGACAGAAGGAAAGACGCGTCCCCGTTGGACATCCGTAGGATCCTTTTGGACATGCGCAAGTACCGCATGGGTCTCATCCAGACGCCCGACCAGCTCCGCTTCTCCTTCATGGCTGTCCTCGAGGGAGCCAAGTGCATCATGGGAGACTCGTCCCCGCAG TCTCAGGGGCGCGACTTGTCCCTGGAAGACCAGGAGCCCCCCGCCGCCGACTCGTCGGAGAAATGCAACGGCGGCCAGCGGGCGGCACCGCCTGGCGAGGACGGCGATTGCAGACATGACGGGGAAAGGCCGGGCCAGTCGCCGGAGCAGGGAAATTGCAGCACGCA CAAACGACGCAGGGGTGACAGTTTCTCCATAGCCCAAAGCCAAAGGACCAACGACACGGACAGGAAGCGCAAAAG
- the eif3i gene encoding eukaryotic translation initiation factor 3 subunit I, giving the protein MKPILLQGHERSITQLKYNREGDLIFSVAKDTVTNVWYSVNGERLGTYNGHTGAVWCVDCDWDTKNVLTGSADNSCRLWDCETGKQLALVNTNSAVRTCGFDFSGNIIMFSTDKQMGYQCFLNFFDLRDPQQIDDNQPYLTVPCPDHKITSAVWGPLGEFVIAGHENGEINQFSAKSGDILKTIKEHSKQINDIQTSVDLTMFITASKDNTAKLFDSSSLDHIKTFRTERPVNSASISPIMDHVVMGGGQEAMEVTTTSTRIGKFEARFFHAAYEEEFGRVKGHFGPINCVSFHPDGKSYSSGGEDGYVRIHYFDPQYFDFELEV; this is encoded by the exons ATG AAACCCATTCTACTTCAGGGCCACGAGAGGTCCATCACTCAGCTCAAGTACAACAGAGAAGGAGACCTCATCTTCTCAGTAGCCAAGGACACA GTCACAAATGTGTGGTACTCCGTCAATGGCGAGCGTCTGGGCACCTACAATGGACACACGGGAGCAGTGTGGTGTGTCGACTGCGACT GGGACACCAAGAACGTGTTGACGGGTTCGGCAGACAACAGCTGTCGACTGTGGGATTGCGAGACAG GTAAACAGTTGGCCTTGGTCAACACCAACTCTGCGGTCAGAACTTGTGGCTTCGACTTCAGCGGCAACATCATCATGTTCTCCACGGACAAGCAGATGGGCTACCAGTGCTTCCTCAACTTCTTTGACTTGCGGGATCCACAGCAAATTG ATGACAACCAGCCCTATCTGACCGTGCCGTGCCCCGACCACAAGATCACCAGCGCCGTGTGGGGGCCACTCGGCGAGTTTGTCATCGCCGGCCATGAGAACGGCGAGATCAACCAGTTCAGCGCCAAG TCGGGGGACATCCTAAAGACCATCAAGGAGCACAGCAAGCAGATCAACGACATCCAGACGTCGGTGGACCTTACCATGTTCATCACTGCATCCAAGGACAACACTGCCAAG CTTTTTGATTCATCCTCCCTGGACCACATCAAGACCTTCAGGACCGAGAGACCTGTCAACTCGGCCTCCATCTCGCCAATCATGGACCAT GTGGTGATGGGCGGCGGTCAAGAGGCCATGGAGGTGACCACCACTTCCACCAGGATCGGCAAGTTCGAGGCCAG GTTTTTCCATGCCGCCTACGAGGAGGAGTTTGGCAGAGTCAAGGGACATTTCGGACCCATCAACTGTGTGTCGTTCCACCCGGATGGCAAGAG TTACAGCAGTGGAGGAGAGGACGGATACGTGAGGATTCACTACTTTGACCCGCAATACTTTGACTTTGAGCTGGAAGTTTGA
- the LOC144037693 gene encoding putative histone deacetylase 1-B, whose product MALTQGTKKKVCYYYDGDVGNYYYGQGHPMKPHRIRMTHNLLLNYGLYRKMEIYRPHKASGEEMTKYHSDDYIKFLRSIRPDNMSEYSKQMQRFNVGEDCPVFDGLFEFCQLSAGGSVAGAVKLNKQQTDIAVNWAGGLHHAKKSEASGFCYVNDIVLAILELLKYHQRVLYIDIDIHHGDGVEEAFYTTDRVMTVSFHKYGEYFPGTGDLRDIGAGKGKYYAVNYPLRDGIDDESYEAIFKPIMAKVMEMYQPSAVVLQCGADSLSGDRLGCFNLTIKGHAKCVEYMKSFNLPLLMLGGGGYTIRNVARCWTYETAVALDCSIPNELPYNDYFEYFGPDFKLHISPSNMSNQNTDEYLEKIKQRLFENLRMLPHAPGVQMQAIPEDAPHPDSADEDDEDPDKRISIRAHDKRIACDEEFSDSEDEAEGQGGGRRNATNHRKAKRVKKEEEERDGDEKKDVEDVKEEEKMDTSVAKEEMKTT is encoded by the exons ATGGCGCTGACGCAAGGAACAAAGAAGAAAGTTTGCTATTACTACGATG GTGACGTGGGGAACTATTATTACGGTCAGGGCCACCCGATGAAGCCCCACAGGATCCGCATGACACATAACCTGCTCCTCAATTATGGCCTGTATAGGAAGATGGAGATTTAT AGGCCACACAAAGCCAGCGGCGAGGAGATGACCAAGTACCACAGCGACGACTACATCAAGTTCCTCAGATCCATCAGGCCGGACAACATGTCAGAATACAGCAAGCAGATGCAAagat TCAACGTGGGAGAAGACTGTCCGGTGTTTGACGGCCTGTTTGAGTTCTGCCAGCTCTCCGCAGGCGGTTCCGTGG CGGGCGCGGTGAAGCTGAATAAGCAGCAGACTGACATCGCCGTCAACTGGGCGGGAGGACTCCACCACGCCAAAAAGTCGGAGGCGTCTGGTTTCTGCTACGTCAACGACATCGTGCTCGCCATCCTTGAGCTGCTCAA GTACCACCAGCGTGTGTTGTACATCGACATCGACATCCATCACGGCGACGGCGTGGAGGAGGCCTTCTACACCACAGACCGCGTCATGACCGTCTCCTTCCACAAGTACGGCGAGTACTTCCCTGGCACCGGAGACCTGAGG GACATCGGCGCCGGGAAAGGAAAATACTACGCTGTTAACTATCCACTGAGAGACGGCATTGACGACGAATCTTACGAAGCCATCTTCAAACCT ATCATGGCCAAAGTGATGGAGATGTACCAGCCAAGTGCAGTGGTCCTGCAGTGCGGCGCCGACTCCCTGTCAGGAGACAGACTCGGCTGCTTCAACCTCACCATCAAAG GTCATGCCAAGTGCGTGGAGTACATGAAGAGCTTCAACCTGCCGCTGCTGATGCTGGGCGGGGGCGGCTACACCATCCGCAACGTGGCGCGCTGCTGGACCTACGAGACTGCGGTGGCGCTGGACTGCTCCATCCCCAACGAGCTGCCCTACAACGACTACTTCGAGTACTTTGGGCCCGACTTCAAGCTGCACATCAGCCCGTCCAACATGAGCAACCAGAACACTGACGAGTACCTGGAGAAGATCAAGCAGCGCCTCTTTGAGAACCTGCGCATGCTGCCGCACGCGCCCGGCGTCCAGATGCAGGCCATCCCCGAGGACGCGCCACACCCCGACAGCGCCGATGAGGACGATGAGGACCCCGACAAACGCATTTCCA TCCGCGCACACGACAAGAGGATAGCGTGCGACGAAGAGTTCTCAGACTCCGAGGACGAAGCTGAGGGGCAAGGTGGCGGCCGGCGGAACGCGACCAATCACAGGAAGGCCAAGCGggtgaagaaggaggaggaggaacgcGACGGGGACGAAAAGAAAG ATGTGGAGGATGtcaaggaggaggaaaagatGGATACTTCAGT AGCAAAAGAAGAAATGAAGACCACTTGA
- the sh3bgrl3 gene encoding SH3 domain-binding glutamic acid-rich-like protein 3, which produces MGIKLYYTTVTASRTVKSQQAEVMRILDSKSIQYELVDISVGGEVRDEMRSKAGNPTAVPPQLFNEDQYCGDYEMFSEAVEADAVDQFLKLP; this is translated from the exons atggggattaaACTGTACTACACCACTGTAACTGCCTCGCGGACG GTCAAGTCCCAGCAGGCGGAAGTGATGCGCATCCTGGACAGCAAAAGCATCCAGTACGAGTTGGTGGACATCTCGGTGGGCGGCGAAGTGCGTGACGAGATGCGCAGCAAAGCCGGGAACCCGACGGCCGTCCCGCCGCAACTCTTCAACGAGGACCAGTACTGCGGG GATTACGAAATGTTCTCCGAGGCGGTGGAGGCGGACGCGGTGGACCAGTTCCTGAAACTGCCGTGA